Below is a genomic region from Ostrea edulis chromosome 10, xbOstEdul1.1, whole genome shotgun sequence.
AAAGACTTACATATTGAAGGAAGGACagctatttcttcttttttatacCATGTAAATTAAGTTGGACACTTTACACCTCACAAGGTGCGAGTAAGATATCAAATCTTGAGTTTTTTTTAGAGTTCGCATAAAAAAAGATTAGTACATCTCACTGATCGAATGTATTTTCTTCAGCTCCATccaaacaatatacatgtatatgcggTTCATTCTAGAAAGGGAATTTGACTAGATTGATGTAAACTCACTCAGTACTACAAATTgtgtagaatttaaaaaaaatgtaattagcGTCTTTGTATCGTTCTGGGAGAAAAACAAATGTTCAAAGGCCAAGTTCCTGACATAAGAAATGTTCACTATACTGTGTTGATTTGTTAACCATTTCTTGTACATTAATTTGCTTCTTGAAGCAATGTTGCACTGTGTTTGGAACTCTATCACGTGTTTGTGTGTATACTAATAAATGTGTGTTAGTGATTTTATGGGCTTGTTCTTTAGAATATATAGCCATCATCTGTGGAGATAAGTGCCTAGCTGAAGCATATATCatataatattttacatgtggTTCATCTTTTTCTCTActggcacattttagaggttgttaaaaattaaatgggaatacttttaaaatggatttaaattTATATGTGCCTTGAATAAGGATATCTGTCAGGGAACACgtttgtttttataatttttagcttacctgagctgaaagctcaagtgaacttttctgatcgcctgtctgtccgtccgtaaacttcacattttcgactttttcaGAACCACTGATCCAATTCCAACCAAACATAGCCAAAAGCATTcttgagtgaagggctttcaagtatgttcaaatgaagggccatgcccccttcaaaggggagatgatcacaaaaatgcaaaaatagggtggggtcttttaaaaatcttcttctcaagaaccactgagccagaggaGCTAAGCTTTACACGacaacttcctgacatagtgcagattcaagtttgttcaaatcctggcccccgggggtaggttggggccacaataggggatcaaagtttcacatgagagaaatagggaaaatcttttaaaatcttcttctcaagaaccactgggaagTACagctttacatgaaagcttcctgacatagtacagattcaagtttgttagtaGCATCCCCCAatgtaggttggggccacaatatagggatcaaagttttatatacgaatatatagggaaaaaggAGATCCAGGACATCTTCATTTGTCAGGCAGTTTTCCATGGTGAAGGTTTTATATACACATAATGTATAAGTGTTGAAAGATGCAAATATAAGCGTTTGTTGTGCATTGTTGTAAGGTGAAAAGAAACATGGATTGATCTTGCACATTTTCCAAAAACCCTGCATTCGaatcacaaaacaaaaatatataatggcagaaaaaataattactaTACCGAACAAAATTTACATAATGTTTATATTTAATCGGAAGTATTTtatgttttcttcttcttaaaCTTTGGTCTACCGAGGAAGCATTCACAACATGTGTTTTATGAATATGTTGGCCAAGTTTATAcgattatttatataatgttataTCATTATAGGTTCTTTATGTTCTGAAAAAGGAGAGAATACCAGTCTACATGAGGTTATATTGTGTTTGTATATCAAAAAGCATTTTCACTAATAGAGACCAATACACGtaattttcactattttatTGTGCGAGGCGCGTCGATCGCTTTCAGCAACGATATTTGGTCACTAATTTCAAAGCAAACCGCTGAGCAAATCCTAATTAGAATTCATCGTAAAATAAAAACTACCGACAATTCGAACACAAACATGAACTCATCAAAAAGGTCATTTGCTATACttttacaaaatgcatttaCCTTTTCCTGTTTCCATCTATAGAGATATGTAAAACATCGATCTATTCAAACATTGAGAATAGAAGCGCAAGAAAAACATATGTGTCAAAACTGATATTTCCTTTTACATTGTAACATTGCTACGTATTGGAAATAATATTTATAGATGTTGAAAGCAGGGGATGTATgcttttcaaatataaaaaaattctgattcatGCAGTAAATTGAAAGAATCATATCAAGGGGAAAAATGGCCTTGCAACAAAACGTTGCATCATCTTTAAAAGAAGACATCTTTCACTTCTAATATAATTTCTAATccaattattttgtttatttgattgatttttacctaaataaagaaaaagcaaaatgtaAAAGATATAATATATTAACCATATGTATTATGCCTGTAGTTTAAAACATTTAGAGAAACCCCTTTTGCATAGTCCTGTTTTTACGCACTACCGGTCAAATTGACAGGTGTGGTAGAAAAGGGTTAAGTACATGTAAGACAAGTATATGAACTATTTGAATGTTAACAAAGGCAGAGACATTTTTATCGTAATCGTAAGATTTTGTTGTGAAAATGGCCACTGATATTTGTTCGTCGTCTGTATATTGGATAATATCGTAGATCAGTTTTATATTTTCACTAATATTTGTACCTTTAATAAAACCAGTTTGATTGGGATGAATACTGATAATTGTCAAATATTCTTTTTCTTTGCGATTTTATTTGCTATTGAATCTGATGCAATTTCATAAAACAATCAACAACTCTTTTCTATTCGCTTTGCTGTCTGACGTGGTTCATGCCGATTGCTAGGTCATTCTTGGTagattgattttgactacggattactctgtttatctgatcaagatataggactcacgggatgtgtgaccagtcgacagggaatgcttactcctcctaggcaccggtatgtccagggatccgtatttgccatactctaatttgtattccctaaaggagttatgggattgataaCTTTCACCTTTAACGCATATACACACCTTTCATTCTATGTTTTCTAATGTCTTCTAATTCTTGTTTCTTTTCTTCTAGAGAATTTATATCAAGGTCTTTTATATCTTGTTTTCGGTCTGATAGACTGGGATaggatatttcttttttttgttttacattttcaattaaatctTTAACAGTATTGAGAAAATGTTCATCATACAAAGCGTGTTATTAATATTATAGAGACTTTTACCCCATCGAAATcattaatttttaatgaaagacCTATCATTGAGTGATCAGATCGATAACTTGCATCTATACCATTTGCTGTAATATTTGACAGCATAGATTCTGATGTTTACAAACGTAAAATATACTTTGCATTAGATGATCATTTTACCTCCATGTAAATACCAGTGTAAGTCTGGGTAAAACTGTTCTAGAATATCAATACAATTATTGTTTTCCATAATATTAAACATTTCTATCTAGCGCTGGGATTATTATTAGGGTTATGATAGAAATAATTCAGGTTTAGATTCAGCACTAGGTTGAAATTTCCACAAATAACATTATTATCGTCAAACTCCTGTAACACCTCTTGgtgttttttaaaagaagaaTTGTCAGTGTTTGGTCCATATGAATTGTCTAACAATAGAATGATGTCCTCAATTTGTATCTGGAGAAGCAGATAGTTTCGTTCTGCATAAGCTTTTCTCGCCACAAACGTACAACGACATTATTAGCGAGCACAATTACAACCCCTTAGAATTCGAgaaaatggaatttaaaaaacataaaaaatttcTAATGTCAATTTCAGATTCTTGTGCGAAATGTGTGTCCTGAGGATTATCGATAAATGTCATTGTGCAAACTTTCAAATGGATAAAATCGTCTTTACGCTTTTTGATATTTACTATGCCTTGACATTTATTGGTATTATTTTAATTGACATGCTTATACAGTATTTTGACTAATACCTACAGTGGCCAATtccacaaaaaatattacgACTCGGATAAAATTTGTGTATGTCTTATACTCAACTGCGTGCAACTGTGTCTCGAATAAGATTGCcagtttttcatttatttactcGTATATACTTAAATTTTCCTGATTCAGAGATATATCGTTGaactattgtaaaaaaaaaattcatcacagtgctttaaaattttcatcttaatCGTAAGACTTTTGTGAAAAGGGCCACTTAAGCTGCTACGAGTAATTCACAGGAGAGGAAAGAAGGGAAAAGAACAGGAAATGTCAAAAAGAAAAATGTGTAGCGAATGTACATGAATTTCCGGAAAGTTTAAAATAGGATTGGTctaaaatatatgcatgtactgTGAAATCGGAATCAATTAATTCTTTTGGTCCTGCTGATTTAGATGGTCTTTATTTCTTATACCTTTAGTGAAGGGTGAATCAACtaaatgaacagtgatcaatctcatagctcctataaaggtgaagataacgaacagtgataaatctcataacgcATATAAactgaacataacgaacagtggtttatctcataactcctatacggaatacaaaataaagagttgggcaaaaacggacccctggacataccagaggtggggtcaagCTCCTAGGAGatgtaagcattccctgtctagcggtcacacccgtcttgggtcttaatcaggtaaacggagtaatccgttgtcaaaacCAGTCttccaagaacggccttacaatctatatgaaacaggtcagtcagcatttgacccaatgatgagttatattggcaaattagatcaaaataacgaccatagaattgtgTATTGCATTGCTTAATGTACTGCATTTACGACTCCTTTTGAGGAACATATTTGGCAGAAGTTGTGGAAAACTTTACATCACGGCTGAGTAGTGTTCGTTTGCTGACTCATTAGTACGAACCTAAACATGATAGACTTAAcatataaaatcatttttgtcAATTATTGACACATCCAGCAGTATTCTTACCACTTATACAagtacatggatacaaatgatGGTTAGCCACGATATTCATCTTAATAAACATGAATGATTAAGTGTGATTTCTAAAAGAGGAATTGATATATAGAATTCAATTGTGGGGAATTTCTGATGAtcgaaataaaatttaaaacaatccAATAAATGTGACaaattaattacatatatactactcaaaatttgataagaatcatatatatttttctgtttaaaacattaataactgcataactggcaatattgtgtccaagtgaaatcaaaaacgtcttcaacaaacttgcacgtgcatttcatgccacgagaaatgcgtttctcatcactgtttatgcttttgctacctttgcacgattttcactcaggcatcggtgtctgattctttctaaaaatttcaaactcacttgagtgtttacactacgtttatcaacacaatgccccctcaacgtgtaaggcgtcgcctgacgacagaacaactgggcagatgtattggaatgcttgacgctggctattcacaacgtgacgttgcaaatgcactaaacgtcaacCAGAGCGTtataaacagggcctggaaccgacagcaaacttttggtacagcagcacaccaacatgggggtggtcgtcagaggtcgacaacccaacgccaagaccattttgtggctcttcaggcacgacgccattccttctggacagcaaccagcctacgtaacgacctcctgaacgcctcgggggtaaATGTATCCACTCAggcgatacggaatcggcttcacaatgcaggtctcaactcgagaagggcatgtgttcgagtccctctgactgttcgacaccggcaagttctgttcaccgatgagtccaggtattgtttggactttacagacaggaggcaccgagtgtggcgacgacaacatgaacgtttccatgatgccaacatcagtgaacatgaccgttatggtggtggttccatcatggtctggggtggaatcagcagggatggaataACAGATATTCATGttctggagagaggaacaatgacagggtgcggtaccgggatgagatcctcgatgtttacgtcagaccctacgctggtgctgttggccttgagttcatcctgatggatgataacgcccgtcctcatcgcgccaggttggtggagcagtaccttcagcaggagacaattgtccgtatggactgacCAGCGCGCTCCCCAGACTTGAaaccgattgagcatgtatggaacatgctgcgggttgccctttcacgccgtagagcacaacccacgactttggcagagctcggaaacgccctcgtggaagagtggaacaaccttcccattggaaaaatccgggtgcttattgacagcatggcttgacgttgtcaagccgtcattgatgcaaggggaggcaatacccggtattgacacttcatcgactaattgtaatgatggactatccccaaaaactgtgtaattctttctctggtttgctgttaactttttgtaatgccttttggtgttgttatcagatttcaagcattccgtattgataaaagttcatgccgttcatgaattttcattcataacctgagtaaacacgtttctgagtcaaatttatgtcttttgttatgttagtggtaaattacacacatataacctagtgatccttatcaaattttgagtagtatatatcgGAGAAAGAGAAATCATAACCGGGTGTAAATACATTGGTTTATTACATTTGGggatttaaaaatgttcagtacatccatatttttattatatccgAATTCGTTATGACTGTTACAAGAAGAATTGCCCGGGATTCagataaagaaattgttaagtCCATAAATTCGCTACATTTGTATTTGTAGCAAGGAAGCTTTACTGTACATTACGTCAAATGTATGCATCTCATTTCTTCTTAGTGACCGTATGACTTATGTAACCCTGTAGGGTGTTGGGTCGTCGACGGAAGCAagtttcattttaacaaacctaCATGATCGAACGGCCAAGCACGTTGGTCATACATTGCTGGGAGATTTGGTTCTGCTGGACGTGACTTCAACCCAAGGGAAGTGGTGAAAGTAGGTATTCACATATAGTGAATAATTCATCCTAACATATATGAAATGAATGCTGAAAGTTATTACATACTTAAATGGAAATAAGGTCTTCTGCACAACCTTGTCTATAGTCTTTAGATAGACGTTGGATTGTGTAATTAGATATatgttgtatttgtttttattctctctctctttctctttctccCTGTTTCTCTCAGAACAACTCAATTACAATCAAAATATACTTCTTACCATTCACTTTAATTCAAACATGTTCTAGAATATCCAACataatttacaaaacaaaacaagccTGGGACTCATGAATCACTCATTTAACGGCGTCAGACAAGCCATGACGAACGCGCACCTGTTGAGTCTGAACAAGCACCTTGGGAAATCGTACCGTTTGTTGAGGTTTTGGTTTGACTGTTTTCTTCTTTGCTAGTTCGTCCTCAACTTTATCTGCTATCTCTTTCCGCTTGATTGAAATCAAAGTTTTCTTTAGGTCATCAACGCTTGCGCGAGTATGCACACGGCGCCATCGGTAGAGGGCCTGCTTGGCATGGACCTCCACTGTATCTCTAAGAAATGTATTGGTGATGTCTTCAATATCCTGGCGGAGGTTCTCTTCTCCCCGAGGGGGATGGAAGGGTAGAGCACGGTACAGGGTGATCCAGTCTTTGTCGATATTAACTGCTGTCACTCTCGTCGCCTTCTCTAATTTATCTGAAATTATCCAGAAAatttatatatgcatgtacatgtatatctattcatgcatattatatacaatgtaataaatttcTTAAAGCCCCTTCTAGATTAATCTATTATAAATTCTATtcttcatttaagaaatgaacttATTTTAGTCTATTATCCATCCCTCTAAAGCATCTAAATATTATGTTTCGATTGGCTTGAACCAAAAGCTGTATCTTCCAACGAAAGAAAATTAAGTATCAACACAATATCTACATAACAAATGGTGAAATTTCCAGGTAATTTTGAGAATGAATTGttcaaaatattgtcaaaagctgttgatattttctgtaaaaataaataaagggtATACTaaagtttgttttcattttacatgtaaatatattcgtTCAAGCAAAATTTGCTAATACCTgaaaataaaaggaaaaaaaaaaccacactaCCTTTAATAACCACCGTGTATGTTATTTTGATAACctctattgataaaatttcatactTGAAACAACAATCATGGTTGAAATGTCCTTGACCGATATTTCATGCAAAGGTTACAAGCATTATTTTCCTCTAGAAGTATCTTAAAAATTGCCCCTTTTCTTGAGAATTTTtacaatgatattttgttttcaattgaatGGACAATTGCTATTTGCGTCATTTGACTGGTACATAGTTTgatatttcatgtacatgtagcataccaacaaaatattttgagctTGACGTGCATGGCGCATGTACCCGGTAATACAGTTAACGATTATTTGAAGGCAGTGTTTTAGTGGAGATTTTTAAAAGCGTTGCTAAAGGAAACATCCATTCATATATATGTCTATAGGTTCTTTCAATAAAGATATAGATGTTCTTCTAATACAGGTACACAGTATAGAGTGTCGCTAACGAATTGTTTTTTGTATGACTGAACAACTAGCTAGGCAGCGGAAAGTGCGATATAGTCGTTTTATATTACCTTTATGTCATAACTTATGGACCGAATACGGGATAAAAATCCAATTTCTAAATTACTAATGCATTATAATCAAGTCTGAAGTCGTGCTAGTATGATATTACCTACCATGAGGTGAATCTGTCTAAATGTTAATTCTATTAATGTTTTTGTAGTCCATTGGGAGACAATATTGtcaaatgaaaggcgaagataacaaacagtgatcaatctcataactcccataagcaatataaaatagagtgTTGGaaaaacacggacctctggacacaccagagatggaatcaggtgcctaggaggagtaagcatccccggtcacacccgccgtgagccttacatgtatatcctgatcaggtaaacggagttatccgtagtcaaaatcatatTACACAATCATCGACTGTTGTTCGATAATGTGAGGATTTGTCATTCCAAGGAAACGCGGTGTTGGACGAGGGAACcgaaattaattattgcgattATTACAAAGTAAAATTTACAGACCACTTGGTATAATGAATATACACTAGATCGTTCTAGAATTTGATATATTGTATAGTATTCTTATAACTTATAGCAGCTTGTACTTTTGCATTAATTTGAGACTGACATTTCCCGTGTGAGACAACCATACGATATTTTTTCCTGTCTTATATTACTGCTACATGTAACACAGCACTATTAAAGATGACGTCATATTGTGTCACATGATCAAAACTATCATGGTAATGCTTTCTCCATATTTCGATCTGATACAGCTTTTCTGGGAACAAACTTTCTTTGTCTACTTTAACACTATTTTGCACATACATATTGTAGTGTAAAGCATTTTCGGGCCTACTCTTCATGACTGTTTACTTATAGTTTTTGCATTCATGTTCAAATTAGGATTTCgataatttcaaatattcaaAAAACTCCAGAATTGATTCATTAAACAGTAAATGAAAAGTTAGAAAAGCAATCCTTCATCACTTACTCGTGTGGTGTAGGGAAATTCCAACTAGGCGACAAGATTCGTTGTATAGGACTCGGCAAAGTATCGTCccagactgcgaatcttgtcccctcggtgggcTTTCCTAATCCCACACTCATATACTGATGAAGAATTATATTAGTATCAGTATTGTTagattaaaacatattattttaccATAAGACTGTAATTGACACGTAAATAAAACAGGAAGTTACTGAAGATATTTCTGTGTAATTGACACGGAGTTAGAACAGGCAGTTACTGAAAATATTTCTGTGCAATTAACACGTAgataaaacaggtagtgattgAAGATATTTCTGTGTAATTGACCTGGCGTTAAAACAGGCAGTTACTGAATATATTTCTGTGTAATTGACCCGGAGATAAAACGGGAAGTTACTGAAAATATTTCTGTGTAATTGACACGGAGATAAAACAGGAAGTTACTGAAGATATTCCTATGTAATTAACACGGAGATAAATTAGGAAGTTACTGAAGATATGTCTGTGTAATTGACACGGAGATTGATGTAAAACAGGAAGTTACTGAAGATATTCCTATGTAATTGACACGGAGATAAATTAGGAAGTTACTGAAGATATGTCTGTGTAATTGACACGGAGATTGATGTAAAACAGGAAGTTACTGAAGATATTCCTGTGTAATTGACACGGAGATAAATTAGGAAGTTACTGAAGATATGTCTGTGTAATTGACACGGAGATTGATGTAAAACAGGTAGTTACTGAAGATATTTCTGTGGGATGGACGAAACCAAAggatgattttatttatatatttgttttaagtTTCTTCGATAATTGTTTACACATATTcggacatcaccagctgtaggtgcagtattacaaatttagacctttgaaTGAAACTCTGGGCTACAGCAGTAAGAGTTCTCTATCGTATCGACGCCTGTTGTCACACAGAATCTCGTTTTCGTAAGATCTCAATCAAATTACCCATAATTCCCATTTTAATACCTAGAATTTGACGAAAGATCATTCTCTACCTGTTTTACGTCTAAGGTTTGTTGCGGCCAAGGAACGACCAGGGTCGAAACCCACGCCCTCCTTATTACGAATCGAACGCTCTAACCGCGGAATTACCGCGACCTATAAGAAGGGCTATGTAAAAAGTGTGGGAAAATGAAAGATCTGGATTAGTGTGTTAGATATCGTACTGTTGGTTCGGAAACAAGCAAAGTGATTAGATAAACAATTAAAGATGAATGATTAATGACAGGGgaaaaacaaatacataaagTCAGGAAGATGTTAACAGTATATTATCTGAAATGGACAGCATACAGCATATGAAAAGCAGGATTAGATATTTCACTCAAGATTTTCATGAATTAACATGCGTTGTTAACTACTAGGTAGATATATTGAATTTTTACCATGGTCTGCAAAAGGCAAATCAGGAATTGCTGTAAATACAGAGGTGCATGCTGTTTATATACTAAATCTGCATGGTGCAATGTACTCTATTTATCTATACAAAAAATGATAGTAAATGTGCATACGACTGCTATTTTACTCTTCACTAATTTAACACTTTTGATTAATTGTTCTTGATCTAGTTAAAAAATAAGTCCCATATAAGGTACTGCTTTAAAATTCTTTTCATATAATACCAATGATTTTCCACTTTCTACTAcatataacaaaaatatatagataccaGTTTTGCACCAATTTtcaacataaaatatttacagcATCACTCACCTATGATGGACCCCCTCTTCTTTCTCCCGCCCCCACCACCAGCTCCTTTATTGGTAAGGGGCATGTTGTAAAACAGTTTCTTCAGAACCTCTGGACTGGTTTTAAAACGATGTACTTCTCTCAATTTCAGTATATTTTTCTCCAGTCTTTCACATTCCACTTCCGTTCTCCTGAGTTCTCGTTTACCCTCACGTAGTTCCTCTTTAATCTCGCGTAATTGATCCTCCCTCTTATTTTTCAGTTCCCTTCGAAATTTCATGAATTCTAACTTACGTTTCACATCGTCGGATTTCCTCTCTAGAATGGGTCTCTTAAGTTTCAATTGTTCGATTTCGGACGTGATTTTTTCCACCTTCTCCCTCTCCTTTTGTGTAGAGTCGGTGAACTCCTTTCGCGCTTCATCTTTCTGAAGTTCTTTGATTTCCATTTCCATCGCCAGATCATGGAGATCTTCCCTAAATTGCTCTTCCTGGCGTCTGAGGCTCTTCTCCTTCGCTGCCACTCTCTTTAACTCACTTACGCATTCTTGGATATCACGCTTGCAAACTTTAAGTCGATGGTCTAAATGCGAAACTCGAACTTGTAAATCTCTCAACAATTTGCCGCAAgtttctttcttcttttctaAGTCTGTGATATCGAATTGGATGAATGTTGCGTATCCGTCGTCTG
It encodes:
- the LOC125665482 gene encoding intersectin-1-like isoform X2; the protein is MPLQTGLAFHRKRQTLENLSLERPQNLQSFYEAVEEALKKIENHLRFVELEYYGADRSPDEEIKFWLPALTIVMGHAKTGILVSKQQLKDVFDLYERSIGDPTMVVKLDKEAVQTTLEVMNKVELYIRQKFKDIMNGILLVLGFMKKYCLSFCGIVGDNYLETATNYEKQRRELAEAIKINLDDIPVMMDKFENDGLRISELGSVPRRIAERVQCGHIPFLVMFSGACENIRNACIGVRKWIQADDGYATFIQFDITDLEKKKETCGKLLRDLQVRVSHLDHRLKVCKRDIQECVSELKRVAAKEKSLRRQEEQFREDLHDLAMEMEIKELQKDEARKEFTDSTQKEREKVEKITSEIEQLKLKRPILERKSDDVKRKLEFMKFRRELKNKREDQLREIKEELREGKRELRRTEVECERLEKNILKLREVHRFKTSPEVLKKLFYNMPLTNKGAGGGGGRKKRGSIIDKLEKATRVTAVNIDKDWITLYRALPFHPPRGEENLRQDIEDITNTFLRDTVEVHAKQALYRWRRVHTRASVDDLKKTLISIKRKEIADKVEDELAKKKTVKPKPQQTVRFPKVLVQTQQVRVRHGLSDAVK
- the LOC125665482 gene encoding uncharacterized protein LOC125665482 isoform X1, with protein sequence MPLQTGLAFHRKRQTLENLSLERPQNLQSFYEAVEEALKKIENHLRFVELEYYGADRSPDEEIKFWLPALTIVMGHAKTGILVSKQQLKDVFDLYERSIGDPTMVVKLDKEAVQTTLEVMNKVELYIRQKFKDIMNGILLVLGFMKKYCLSFCGIVGDNYLETATNYEKQRRELAEAIKINLDDIPVMMDKFENDGLRISELGSVPRRIAERVQCGHIPFLVMFSGACENIRNACIGVRKWIQADDGYATFIQFDITDLEKKKETCGKLLRDLQVRVSHLDHRLKVCKRDIQECVSELKRVAAKEKSLRRQEEQFREDLHDLAMEMEIKELQKDEARKEFTDSTQKEREKVEKITSEIEQLKLKRPILERKSDDVKRKLEFMKFRRELKNKREDQLREIKEELREGKRELRRTEVECERLEKNILKLREVHRFKTSPEVLKKLFYNMPLTNKGAGGGGGRKKRGSIIAIPDLPFADHDKLEKATRVTAVNIDKDWITLYRALPFHPPRGEENLRQDIEDITNTFLRDTVEVHAKQALYRWRRVHTRASVDDLKKTLISIKRKEIADKVEDELAKKKTVKPKPQQTVRFPKVLVQTQQVRVRHGLSDAVK